The following coding sequences lie in one Synechococcus sp. PCC 7336 genomic window:
- a CDS encoding deoxyribodipyrimidine photo-lyase — translation MTRDALALLWHRRDLRLHDNAALHMATQAYARVLGVFILDRGILDRADTAPARVQFMLASLAELQENYASRGGRLVVRQGQPLAVLRQLARDSGAAAAFWNEDVEPYAIARDRQVREGLTADGIEARSFQDMLLHEPEAIATRAGKPYSVYSPFWRNWSSRPKPAPYSAPNRLQAPDISSIPLPTLADLGFSCQQELPTAGESAALERLDQFWSSGAIFDYRSQRNLPACDGTSGLSPHLRWGTIGVRQVWQATVDAEPEIRSDEGETSLKTWRQELAWREFYKHALYHWPQLETQVFQQQFKCFEWDTDRANFEAWCSGQTGYPIVDAAMRQLNQTGWMHNRCRMIVASFLTKDLLLDWRWGEQYFMQMLVDGDLAANNGGWQWSAGVGTDRKPLRIFNPSTQAKRYDPEGEYIRRYVPELAGLDLPQLLDANRLGALERQGCGYPQAIVDHKLRQREFKLRYYACKS, via the coding sequence TTATCCTCGATCGCGGCATCTTGGACAGGGCCGATACGGCCCCCGCACGGGTGCAATTTATGTTGGCATCGCTGGCAGAACTGCAGGAAAATTACGCCAGTCGAGGGGGCCGTCTCGTGGTGCGGCAGGGCCAGCCGCTAGCGGTGTTGCGACAACTGGCGCGAGACAGCGGTGCGGCGGCGGCGTTCTGGAATGAGGATGTGGAACCCTATGCGATCGCCCGCGACCGACAAGTGCGCGAGGGATTGACGGCTGATGGTATTGAAGCGCGATCGTTTCAAGATATGTTGCTGCACGAACCAGAGGCGATCGCCACTCGAGCCGGTAAACCCTACTCCGTCTACAGTCCTTTTTGGCGCAATTGGTCGAGCAGGCCCAAACCTGCCCCCTACTCAGCTCCCAATCGCCTGCAGGCCCCAGATATTTCCTCCATTCCCCTACCGACATTGGCAGATCTCGGGTTTAGCTGCCAGCAAGAGCTACCGACTGCTGGAGAATCGGCGGCCCTAGAGCGATTGGACCAATTCTGGAGCAGCGGCGCGATCTTCGATTACCGCAGTCAGCGCAATTTACCCGCCTGCGACGGCACATCCGGCTTGAGCCCGCACTTGCGCTGGGGCACGATTGGAGTCAGACAGGTGTGGCAAGCCACTGTCGATGCCGAGCCAGAAATTCGCAGTGACGAGGGGGAAACCAGTCTCAAAACTTGGCGGCAGGAGTTAGCGTGGCGCGAATTTTACAAGCACGCCCTCTACCACTGGCCCCAGCTAGAAACACAGGTCTTTCAGCAGCAATTCAAGTGCTTCGAATGGGATACCGATCGGGCTAACTTTGAAGCCTGGTGCAGCGGTCAAACGGGCTACCCCATCGTGGACGCCGCCATGCGCCAGTTGAACCAAACGGGGTGGATGCACAATCGCTGTCGCATGATTGTGGCCAGCTTTTTGACCAAAGATCTGCTGCTCGACTGGCGCTGGGGAGAGCAATATTTCATGCAAATGTTGGTGGATGGGGACTTAGCTGCCAATAACGGCGGCTGGCAGTGGAGTGCCGGTGTGGGCACCGACCGGAAGCCGCTACGTATATTCAATCCATCCACCCAAGCCAAACGCTACGATCCCGAGGGGGAGTACATTCGCCGATACGTTCCAGAATTGGCTGGACTCGATCTGCCGCAATTGCTCGACGCGAACAGGCTCGGAGCACTCGAACGGCAGGGGTGCGGTTATCCGCAGGCGATTGTGGACCACAAACTGCGGCAGCGAGAATTCAAACTGCGCTACTACGCCTGCAAATCTTAA